The stretch of DNA TATCTAAGAGGTTTTGGTTCTTTTATAATTAAAACAAGGGCTGCTAAAACAGGAAGAAACATTTCTAAGAATACTGCAATTGAGATTCCTGCTCATAACATTCCAGCTTTCAAACCATCAAAATCTTTTGTTGAGAAAGTAAAAACTAAAGTTGCAGTAAAATAAAAATTAACTGAATATTAACTAGTTACTAAAAAATTTAAAATTATGCCAAGCGGAAAGAAAAGAAAAAGACACAAGGTTGCAACTCACAAAAGAAAGAAAAGAAGAAGAGCAAACAGACATAAGAAAAAATAATCTCCTTTTTCGAGATTTATAATATATTAATATAGTTGGTGTTTTTAATTTTTTAATTTACACCGACTATATTTTTATTTGTAACTATAAGATTCCGAAGGAATCAGGATTGGTTTTATTTATTGAAATAAATAACATAACTTTAATTACTAATTCTTAAATTTAAAAATGTATTTATTTACAGAAAACCATGCAAAATTCCTATCATCTTAAACAATTTTATCTTATAACAAAATGAAGAAAGAACTAATAGTTTCGCATGAGGATGACCTTACAAAAATTGCATTACTGGAAGACGGAAGACTATGTGAACTTCATGAGGAAGAGGACAAAAGTGATTTTATAGTTGGAGATTTGTTTATAGGAAAAGTAAAAAAACTGGCCCCTAACCTGAACGCCGCATTTGTTAATATCGGCTATGACAAAGATGCTTTTTTGCATTATCAGGATC from Chryseobacterium piperi encodes:
- a CDS encoding HU family DNA-binding protein; the protein is MTKAELVNTISNKLGTEKNETQKVVEAFMQEIRTSMYNGDNVYLRGFGSFIIKTRAAKTGRNISKNTAIEIPAHNIPAFKPSKSFVEKVKTKVAVK